The sequence tattttattattaaatgatattttttactcatatggttttaaaatcatgtgtatcttcttataataaaaatgttaaaccattgatcattaatttttaacataataattttaatagttttagtcacttattgtcgtttttaaaaattcaaaatataacatatacgaaaaaatctaaattttatttttatagctaatttgattgtttaatttattttaataatataaaattaaacaaaaaatgatggagaagatatacattgttatcaaatctttattattaaactcattaattgtcatatatatattagtcatttatggtaattccgtaggttttattcaaggaaagaaaatatcatatcatatctttatatcatatagtttgaccaacttatatatctaacaacatataaaaatcgaatgtcgacctacttatttttcaattgaatgtaattgactacctaattgagtgtcacctatgcattggggcatcttttaattaatacaaaattgaggttacatcttttcaaatgtttctcaattaatatataagggattaatatataagggatttggaAGCCGAGAAATGTGTGATATGTTCAAAGATTCAGTAATTTACGATACTGATAATTAATCAAATAGATGCATGTATAACATCATAAGGGTAGATTAGTAAATTACAACGGATTAATGACAATGGGTTAAATGTTTTTGAATAAACAATATATAGTTAATATACTAAGCAAAATAGTACCAGTAATcataatatcatatgatatgaTAATGTCTGAGCATGTCCAATAATGTGTTTTCCAATGATAAGAGATGACGTGGTTATgactgtttatatttttttcaatcgaAGTATATATCATACTGATAGGAATATTCGTGTTTGCGCATTAAGCTTACattatataatattgtaaatataacTAGACGTTAcgtgtttatatatttatatggataatatttatatatatgaataatattaGTTGagttccaacaaaaaaaatgaataatagtAGTTATAATTATAGGTACGTACTACGTTAGTATCTAAAAATTAGGCATAAGTTTGAGTTTTAATTGGTATGATTGATGATATAAAAACTGAACTTTTGTGTACTCTACACTCCAAAGAAAAGGCAAATCTGATTGATGACAATTTAGGAGATTCTTTGATGATCGAGGAACCCTTGAGGAAAATAAAGAGCCGATAAATCGCATTGTGTGAATTATTCACTAACGCGACTAACTTACCTAGttatattaatttcttattGAACTTATTAGACCAgactttgttttttgttttacttttggagTCGACCTGCTAGTAcgtgttatatatatatcgttgTATTACATGATAATTACATGCGGGTAAAGCAAGTCTTTCGTTACTCCGTCTCCATGTAATATTTGAATAAGTTGGATTTTAAAAAAGATCCGGCTTACGAAAATCAAGCCAATGCGATGTATAATTCATAGTGAGCTTATCTTAAATACTACTACGTAACTACGTTATACACTTATACTTATGTGAATAGATATTTGCCGTCGATCGAGGCCCTCGAAACAACACGAGGATTGAAGTTTGAACTACCATTACATTGTTGAACTTTAGTGCTATATATAGACTTTAATAAATCACGTACGGGTCGATACTTGTATCTTTACGagatttattgttttatttaactttttaactcAGGTTTCCCATGAAAATAGTACTgttaaaaagtttaatttaatataaattaataagagaaagttttctttatgaatTTATACGAAATACCGGAACTTTGTGCTCGATGAGTCCCGAAGATAAATGATATGAATGGTGACAAATGAATAACGTGGAATAATCCATTTCTTAacgttcttaaaaaaaaattatcattcgCAATGAATAGtttttccttctccttctctctcattttttttttttaagagaaataaaaaataaaaatatttcttgttaaatttgagaagaaataactatttattttcaaaagtgttattttatttcttttcgttCCTTTGTAAAATTATTCATGGAAACCGCCCCAATTTATGTAGCTTTCAAGCagtttttttcttaacattaaaaatgaacaaatactcaaattataaattttatctattttaccCTTAGTAAATAGTAGTATTAGTAACCTTTTAAAAAACCTGAACATTGTATTACAAGATTGATCACCGAATTAAAGTATCTTAAAGAAATATACTTATTTAGGTTTGCGTTCAGTGATAGGTGTGAGTACATacaattgtaaaattttaatgtcaCCGAAAGTTTCTACGTTTCAGTGATGCATTTAAGAGTGAAGTTATTGCAGAAATTGATTCGATTAATATTTTACActtcagatttttttattagCAGCATGATCTTATatgtatgtttatttatttcgtTAATCTAGTATTAAACTATTAACTCTTAATCTAGTAATATAAATTTGTACTGGTAAAACAAATTGTATTGGTCGTTTTACAACTAAAATGTTTATCATAGCTAGTTCCAAATTGACGCGAGTCGTATTTACAAAACTTCAGAGTCCTTTAGTAGTAGCATAATCTTATAAAATTCGAATATATGTTAATTTCGtcaataaattttcattggTCGTTTTACaagtgtttatgttaatatattttcattggtCGTTTTTTTGGAAGTGCTGTATATAATTTTGAAgcaaattaaacttaaataatcaaataactttATGATTTTCCGTGCATTTACATATAAATAGCAGCGTCGTTCACGCTCTTTTTCTCTCTGGTTTTGCTGACTTTTGTAGGGGCTTTGGCTACAAAACACTTTGCACGTGCATTCGACTGAGATCGCCACGTCGGTAACTGTGATGCTCTTTTCTTTTGTCgagcagaacaaaaaaaaaagaggcaaGTCGCCTCGCCGCCTTGCTATGCTCGCAGCAGTCTTCTTTACTTGAATAAATCTTTCAGTCTGCTActttttcttcaaattattataaCTACTATACTTTTTTCAGTCTGATACGTGTTATGTACTTTTTGTGTTGTAAAAGAACGTGTTATATACTTAAATCCCTGGTTCGAACAGATTGCTTGTTGTGGATGAACCGGCTGCGTGACTGCGTGTTGCATGAACTGATTATTACAccatttaaaaattgatttatcagaaaactaaacatatatacACTTTTGCTTTCGATGAATCACAGAATagaaagcatatatatatttctcaaaTCCACGCAGAATGGCAAACTGATCATGTCATTTTGTACCGGCCTGAACCGATTTATGTACTGTTGAAATTGGCTTTATCTGCTAGTTATTGACTTATTGTTAGCTACCCAAAATTGGCAAatcaatatattaattttcaacTAATACCAACTCTACCGCCCTTTACAACAACCTCCTCCACACAAAAGCCACATTCGTATAGTAATAATGATTATAGAGGATATAATAAAAGCATGATGCCATagcaaagaagaaaagaataagagCAAACATTACATCATTATCTCAAACTGCTCCTTTTAGTTTTTTGTCGACTCTAGGCTCTAGCTAACTTTCATGATAGCAACTTCGTAGAGTTCTTGACATAAGATCTAAAAGCTTTTTGTCTGATATTTGAGGAGTAGATGAAGTTTCTGCGTTTTCTTCAGAATCGTCGCTACTACCGCAAATCTTTTCGATTTGAGCACCAATATCTTTAGCAAGCTTTTCCGCACCATCTTTTGAGAGAATGGTATCGAAACAAATGTATCTACCAAAGGCGGTTTTATTACCCAAACCTTCCCATAAACGGACGTGAACTTTAGCCAACCGATTCACATCCATTGTAGCTAATAATCTGTTGCGGTACATATCTTTTGCTCCtgcatttatttaaaaaaaaaaaaagctagtcAATATCTTATTACCTGTCTTTGTCTCCCTTGTGAAATGGACGACCCGTGAACAACGTATACatgccaaattttttttaagctatatataatatagttcAACATTATTTTTGGACGGTTACACAATTTTGGATTCATATTCCTTATAAATAGTAATGCATGATTATTATATGTTAGATTGTGaataatataaatgtatgaTTCAATTCCATGCGAGATCATATAAACATTATAATTACTCAAGTGATCATATATATCTATCACTAAGGTTCGTTTTAATAAATTACCTTTGAGATAAGCCAAGGTTGAAGTGGAGTTAAGTTGGAAGAAGTCAGGACCAGTGATAAGAGCAGGACAGATAGTGGCAAGCTTTAATCCTTTTGAATCTGCGATTCTCCAAGCAGCTTTCTCGGCTTTCAATTTTCCAAGTGCATACCAAAGCTGTGAATCAGACAATGATAGCATTAGTTATGGTGGATCCATAGAAAACATTATCATGGAACAATaataacaaaattgaaaaactatGATTTTCTTTTACCTTATTATGGACGCAGAGCTGTTCATCGCTCCAGCTTTCTTCATTGATAATAGAGTGATCAAGATCGTTAAGGGAATTGTCTTTCAAAGCACATGCTAAGAGAGATGATGTGAAGACGCATTTTCTCACTGACCCTGTTCTTGTACATGCTTCTATTACATTTTCACTCACTTTTGCTTCTAACTCCGCCATTGATTTCTGCAAAATATTAGCAAAATGAACATTAGTAACATTAACATACATTTTGTTAGAACGAGAAACTAAGACAGATTAAAAAGAGGTTTTTAAAGATGAAAATTATAAGAAAGGAACtacatatgtattttgtttttgtttgttatttatCGGAGTGATGTGAGTGATACGGTGACATGTATGCCGTAATTACTGAAACAGTGATCTTGGTTCGTACACGTTTCAATTAATAGTTGCCGTACATAAGGTATCCGCAACCAATCACATTGTAATCAAGAACCTCTTTTTTCTAGATAGCTGTCATTATCAGTAGGTAGAGAATATGCAGGTATGAGGAGAGGTCACAGTTAACTCTCAAACAAGTGAAACCTACTATCAATCTAGAAGTGTAGAAATTTCATATTCCAAATTAAGTACTCATAACTCTCTTTAGAATCAGGTGGTTGAGGATGAATATGTCAAAATgttgacaaaaacaaaagaaattactcaaaatctcaaataaagtGGCATATTTTCAATCTATTCAAAAGAAAAGTATTGAGATTTCACAATAACAAGAGTTATCAACcaactctttttatttattttgttggtAACGCAGAGCTATCAACTCTTTTCCGTTTTCAACGAAAAAAGATATACACAATCTAAGTTTTTAAGGAAAAAGTATTTAGGCCGTTGGCAACAAACATTCAGAAAGACTAAGGTACTTCCTAAGTGTCAACTACAAGTCATAACCACTTTATTAACAAAAGAAAGTAGAGCCACTTAAGAGGTCTTCTAGAAACAAAACCGATGGAAAAGGATaaagcaataaaaaaatatccacTTTGTCACATTCTCATATATAGTGCTGGGAATATGAATCATTATCCGCGGGCCCGCTCCATTTGATCTgctgcggggcgggtgcgggtcgagtGATTTGAAAAATTTGGTTTGCGGGTGCGGGTTGAGTGATTTTTATGCGGAGCGGATGCGGGTCAGCAAAAATTCAGTGCGGGTACgtacccgccaacccgcaaaaactaaaaaaaaaagatttttttttaaatattatttttaaatagaatttttttttaaaataatttaatttaattataaatagattaatatttattatttttaataaaaaatatttaaaatattaaattttattgttatttttaataaaaaaatatttaaaatattaaattttattgttattttaataaaaaatatttaaattaataatttttaatattattaatattatccgCGGGTCTAGCGGATCACCCGCGGGTTTTAGCGGAGCGGGTGCGgatttcatattttcttcttgCGGATCAAGCGGGTCAAATTTTTTgagtaaaaaaaatcagtttaccCGCGGGTTGGCGGGTCAGCGGGGCGGGTTTGACCCGCAACCCAGTGGCTCATATACACACCTAACCCCTACGCCACCAAAACTATGCTtccataacaaacaaaaaaagttatttgGATCACGCAGAAACCACACAAGTAATTGCGTTAATATGCATTTTTTCATGGAAAGCCTATTCGTGtgtgaataaaaaaagaaactcaGCCGTGAGCTAAAagggaaagaaaatatcatgtGATATTATCATACGTATTCGCATAAGTATCTACGTAACGTAAAACAAGGATGGGCATatttcgtcaaaaaaaaaaaaaaaaaaacaaggatgGGCAtacgtttattttttttgctaaccatGGGCATACGTTTATTATATTAGAGGATGAAGAAACTGAAACATACCGAGTAACCAGAGATCCCAGCTGGATCGACAAATGCTGCGGTGTGGAAAACGCCATCACAACCGTCGAACGCTTTAATCAAACTCTCTGTCTCTGTTAACCGTGATACCACTGACGTAATCCTGTTGCCAAACGACGCCGTTTCAGCATCAGCTTCCATCTCACTCACTTTCTCTTTGTCCTCTGCTTATTTTTTTCCGACCAAAGTACCGAGAACATTAAgactttatttaattttcttaaaatcatttttgtaCTTAAACATCTTCTTAACAGTAAGTATAAAATTTTACCTGGACAATCAACAACGATTCTCACGGAGTATCCATGAACAAGAAGACGCTTGACAATGGCGCGACCAAGGTAAGAAACACCGCCGGTAACACAAACCAATCTGTTTCCGTTGTCGGAATCAAGATCCATCGCATTTCTTGACTTACCACCTCTGGAGCCTCGGAAACCATCGTCGTCTCTCCTCCTCTGCACAGCGGCGCACATGAACTCCTTTAGCTCCGCCGAGAACTTCTCCGAAGAACGTACAATCCTCATAGTCGAGAGTACAGCAAATGAACGAGTTAAAGAAGTTTATCTTCTTTGTTCACTGCCTTTTGCTTATTCTTGTTTGCGTCGGCTACAGGTTCAGAGAAGATATAGAGATAGATACACAGAGGATAGAGAAACGAGGGAGACGATATATATAGCGGGAGAAAGAGCAGAGGTTGTGGGTACACATGATCACACTAGATATGCAAAGAGTCTCTGATCGTTCCAAGAAAAACATGTGTCTTCAAAGCAGCTTatcggctcggctcggcttcagtatatatacgATCCCATcaactttgtattttttttttttttttggtaacactCCATCAACTTTGTATTTTCGCCATTTATTAAATACCTCTTTAGTTAGATAATATAtactttaagaaaataaaactacaTCTAGCCGATTTATAGTACTAGATTTTCGGTTTCGTATATCAGATTAAATGATCCTTTTGTGCATCTGTATATATAAATTGCAATaaacaatattttgtgtattttcaaaaaatatagtttctttgTTTCAGTTTGCTTGATGTTAAAGAAAATacttttattgtaatttttttattattatagatgaAAGTTTAATATTGTTTGAAATTTGTAACCAATTACATAATACTGATTTTTTAATTGGTTGAAccattttatttaatgatatttttatttaaccaaaaaaaattgtatagaaATTTACACTTTAATTTGTCTGCATTCTCTTTAAACATCACATAAAATGAAACATCGGGAGTATTATAGCtgtaataattttttagaaaaaaatcacattttgtTTTAGAATATTTATCGTTACTTTAAGACTTAATTAATttagtggtggtggtgggaaTTAATACTGACCTGAAGGCCGTATTACATGACTGATTACtaggtttctttcttctttttttgggtcaaaatgtCAAATCCACTTGGTTTCTGTCCAAACCTTATTATTAGATTCATTAAGGTCAAGCTAGTTAATAACACGACAGCTAATTGGACTAAGACAAATTAACGAACtaacaataaaatatcaaaattattttgtaataaataaatctcTGACCATTGTTTTCTAATTATAAGGGGTTTTGATGATTGCAAAATACACGTTTTATATTATTCTTTATCTACAcatgattataaatttataatacgTTCACGGATTTTGTTTGCGACTCTTGTTTTTAAAGTCAAATAAATTCATGGCTGCAGCACATTTTCACCTACTCTTGTTACTTTATGGGTTACTGTTAAATACTAAATGATGTaaaatactaataatttttgaattaattaatggacaaaaatgtcaaattttgCCAAATTCTCATGTTTTAAACCGTATGATTCTTCATTTTTTAACGCAAGTGAATTAACGTGCAACACATTGTCACCAACTCTGATTACTTTATTATGGTTTGCTAATTCTTTTAGTTAAAAAGGGCTAAGCTGTTTCTCTTGCTCAGAAGGTCTGCAAggccaaaaaggaaaaaaaggcAAAATCTAATGCTCAGGAAATAATTTAAACTATTCTAAGATAAGTTTCACCAGTTTAATAAGGAAATTAACTGTTATCTGATGACATAATAAGTCAAACTTATACAACCATCGCCTATCGGCAATAgtgattgatatatatatatatatgtaataatgtAGGGAATGAATCATACATTTCTTATTTTCAATCTAAACATATAATAACATGGATTACTATTGATCGGTTGATTACCGTAATCGTCAACTTTGTAAGCTCAATTTGGTTCAAAACAATTAACGAGTGCAAGAAAACGAAGTTGCATAGGAGTTACTCGGTCAAATTTTGCAAGTGTGCTTTTGGACCAACTTTCATATGCTCTCTGACCAAGAAGTTACACTTAATAAATATCTTGCCATACACATGAAAACATTTTGGATATCAAAAATTTCATTTCATATATGGTATCTAGCAGTTCACAATACGTGATCTGCCTAGTTTACACCTTGCTTCATAAATTAATCCAGTAATTATATTCTTATAAGTGTACAACAGAAATTTTCAAATTCTgtaggaaattttttttttgtaatagtaTCAGATTGGGCTAAACGGCTCGGCTTGAATGTCTCGCCTGAGAGGAAGAACGCGATTTGTTTTGTCAAACACGTGTTAAATTACGAGTAGGCACGActggatttttattttgtcaacaGCACTTCCTTTTTTTTCAGAAGTCGAGATGATTAGTTACTTGATAGTCAATGACTGTAAATAATTGCGCTTACTTGGAAATTTATGATTGGTTTTGTTATTATTACAGTTACAAACTACAGCACGTGGTTTTGATCAGCGAGCCACCCCGGTTTTGTTCCGTCCCAATTTGTCAAGTGGGGAAGACAATATTTGTGTCAGTGTGTTCTATGCTGTCACGGGAAGACCATATTTGTGTCAGTGCGGTCTAATGTTCAAAAATCTCTAGGCTATACGCTTTATATGAGATCATTGTTTGAACGGATGTTtagatcgatttgttttttttagcaTTTAGatcaatattttttgaaaaatcaattaaaaactgTTTCCTTTGGGTCTGATGGTAGGACACCTGTGGTCTGCCTCACGAGAAGACCACATgataaatatgattataaaaGAAAGACGTTTATTTGTGGTCGTCGGGGTCCATTGGCCATATATATTATTGGCCATGCGAGAAGCGGAACTCGTAGTCTCCCACCAATAAAGTCGGTACTGCAAATTCGTTGAAGTCAACCGATATTTTTCTTGGTCACCTAATAAAGCTTTTCCTGGAAACTGTTAGTGGGTTTTTTGATAAGTGTTAATGGGCTTCTTTTATTGGGCTTAAAATTTATGAGCTTTTTTCTCTAAAACGGTGTAGTTTAATAGAAACGAACGCGTTTCCGCTTCTCTTTCGTCGGAGCAGTCAAGACAGAGAATAAACtcaagaggaggaggaagaagaagagggtgTAGCAAAGACTGAGAATGGAAAGCGTGGACTCTAATTTTCCTGTGCGCCATAGAAAGTTTTCACTAGAAATTAAGGTACTTTGAATCCAATAATATTCATGGGATATTTTTCGTATTCTTATGTGAAGATTAGTCATTatttgatctgttttttttttgaagggaAACAAGACAGAGATAGTGATATGCAGCTACGAAGACCATATCCTTGTGAGTTGTGTCTgtgtttaagagattactttCACTTGGATGTTTAaagtcataattttttttttaatgtccgAATCTAAACACACTACTTTTGTTTCAGGTCATAGCAACACAGATTGGTGCCATGGGAACTATATTGCACGCAAGGTCAATAAATGGTCTTAATATTGGTTGTGAACATCTGAGTTATTTATGTATGTTTTATACTTGTGTTTCTTTGTTGACAGGAAGGAAGAAGGGATGTCTGTTGAACCAACATTCAGTGTCTCAGTGATATTCGGAAAGCGAGATGAGGTAGCAAATCTTAATCATATTGTAATACGTTTTA is a genomic window of Brassica napus cultivar Da-Ae chromosome A2, Da-Ae, whole genome shotgun sequence containing:
- the LOC106367209 gene encoding cinnamoyl-CoA reductase-like SNL6; this encodes MRIVRSSEKFSAELKEFMCAAVQRRRDDDGFRGSRGGKSRNAMDLDSDNGNRLVCVTGGVSYLGRAIVKRLLVHGYSVRIVVDCPEDKEKVSEMEADAETASFGNRITSVVSRLTETESLIKAFDGCDGVFHTAAFVDPAGISGYSKSMAELEAKVSENVIEACTRTGSVRKCVFTSSLLACALKDNSLNDLDHSIINEESWSDEQLCVHNKLWYALGKLKAEKAAWRIADSKGLKLATICPALITGPDFFQLNSTSTLAYLKGAKDMYRNRLLATMDVNRLAKVHVRLWEGLGNKTAFGRYICFDTILSKDGAEKLAKDIGAQIEKICGSSDDSEENAETSSTPQISDKKLLDLMSRTLRSCYHES
- the BNAA02G02260D gene encoding uncharacterized protein BNAA02G02260D produces the protein MESVDSNFPVRHRKFSLEIKGNKTEIVICSYEDHILVIATQIGAMGTILHARKEEGMSVEPTFSVSVIFGKRDEPMLIATARRLIDHISSFVPSKPLVLSLGLKDHSSETLKEIVAAVIENRLW